One segment of Lytechinus pictus isolate F3 Inbred chromosome 13, Lp3.0, whole genome shotgun sequence DNA contains the following:
- the LOC135156290 gene encoding zinc finger protein 239-like, which produces MNVQCMKRFSLKSSLTDHLRIHTGDKPYECSHCEKRFTQKLSLTLHLRTHTGEKPYECSQCMKRFSRTSSLKLHLRTHTGEKPYECTHCEKRFSQTGSLKLHLRTHTGEKPYECSQCMKRFSRTSSLKLHLRTHTGEKPYECTHCEKRFSQTGSLKLHLRTHTGEKPYECSQCMKRFSLKSSLTDHLRIHTGERPYECSHCAKRFTKRKHLTYHLRTHTKEKPFKCPQCKTMFSRKGSLKRHIRTHTGEKPYECPHCMQRFSYKRPLDCHLRIHAGERLYKCSFCYKEFSEKCQLVDHISIHTEEKPYECPLCRRMFSQQSGLTLHFRTHTRMSGKKPLECSYCLERFAQKRTLVSHYHHCHQSQVVNSVLSP; this is translated from the coding sequence ATGAATGTTCAGTGTATGAAGAGATTTTCTCTTAAATCCTCCCTGACAGATCATCTGCGAATACACACAGGAGATAAGCCATATGAATGTTCACACTGTGAGAAAAGGTTTACTCAAAAGCTTTCTCTGACCCTTCATCTcagaacacacacaggagaaaagccaTATGAATGTTCACAGTGTATGAAGAGGTTCTCTCGAACAAGTAGTCTGAAACTCCATCTtagaacacacacaggagaaaagccaTATGAATGTACACACTGTGAGAAAAGGTTTTCTCAAACGGGTAGTCTGAAACTCCATCTcagaacacacacaggagaaaagccaTATGAATGTTCACAGTGTATGAAGAGGTTCTCTCGAACAAGTAGTCTGAAACTCCATCTtagaacacacacaggagaaaagccaTATGAATGTACACACTGTGAGAAAAGGTTTTCTCAAACGGGTAGTCTGAAACTCCATCTcagaacacacacaggagaaaagccaTATGAATGTTCACAGTGTATGAAGAGATTTTCTCTTAAATCCTCCCTGACAGATCATCTGCGAATACACACGGGGGAAAGGCCTTACGAATGTTCACACTGTGCCAAGAGatttacaaagagaaaacatCTAACCTACCACCTTAGAACACACACAAAGGAAAAACCATTCAAATGTCCACAATGTAAGACAATGTTTTCTCGGAAAGGTAGTCTGAAACGTCATATCAGAACGCACACTGGAGAAAAGCCATATGAATGTCCACACTGTATGCAAAGATTTTCTTATAAAAGGCCTCTTGACTGTCATCTGCGAATACACGCAGGAGAGAGGCTATATAAATGTTCATTCTGTTACAAGGAATTTTCTGAGAAATGTCAACTGGTTGATCATATTTCAATACATACAGAAGAAAAGCCATATGAATGTCCACTTTGTAGGAGGATGTTTTCTCAACAAAGCGGACTAACCCTTCATTTCCGAACCCACACAAGAATGTCAGGAAAAAAGCCATTGGAATGTTCTTATTGTTTGGAAAGATTTGCTCAGAAGAGGAC